In the Leptospira wolffii serovar Khorat str. Khorat-H2 genome, ATGTCGCATCGCTCGATTTCAATCGATCAATTCCGGTATGTGATTGAAATCAATCGATTTCATTCGCATGAAATCGCGGTTTACGGGCATTCCGAGGCGATTCTACATCGATTTGAAATTTCGAGAACGGCACGGTTATTGCTCTTAGTATTGCGAACTTTCCCGGCGCAAACGCGTAATTTTTCGGGAAAAGGAGATACGAATCGCATGAGACTTTCTTTATATTCCTTTTTACTATTCTTCGGATTTGCGTTTTCTGAATGCACGACCTTGTTTCTGTATTGGATTCGCCCCGCCGGAGATTTCCAAGAGGAAACGCTTCCGACCGCTCCCGATTATTCCAAGCCGGAATATTGGGCGGCCCTTCCGAATTCGAAGGACGAACCGGACGAAATTCCTAATCTTCCCGAATTCCAAGACGAACAGAGTCGAGCCAAGGCGGACGTATTCTTCGTACATCCGACCACGTTCATAAAGGCTGAGACTTGGAACGCCGACGCTAAAAATAGCTTAATCGTTTACGGCCTTTCTCCTTTAAAAATGCAAGCCTCGGTTTTCAACGGGTCTGCGAGGGTTTACGCGCCTAGATATAGACAAGCGGCGTTGTATTCTTTTATCGACGATTCGGGAAACGGGGATAAGGCTTTCGAGATCGCTAGAAAGGACGTTCTTCACGCCTTCGATTATTATATAAAACATTATAATCAGGGACGACCCTTCTTCGTCGCAGGCCATAGCCAAGGTTCGATGATGCTCGTTTCCGTTTTGAAGGAGCATTTAGATAAAAAGAAGGTACCGAATTTCGTAGCCGCTTATCTTCCGGGTTGGGCGATTCACCCTTCCGATTTCGTTCGACTTAAAGTTTGTAAGGACTCCAAGGACACGGGATGCTATATCAGTTGGAATTCGAAAAAATGGGGTTCTCAATTGACCGACTTTGCGCT is a window encoding:
- a CDS encoding DUF3089 domain-containing protein, producing the protein MRLSLYSFLLFFGFAFSECTTLFLYWIRPAGDFQEETLPTAPDYSKPEYWAALPNSKDEPDEIPNLPEFQDEQSRAKADVFFVHPTTFIKAETWNADAKNSLIVYGLSPLKMQASVFNGSARVYAPRYRQAALYSFIDDSGNGDKAFEIARKDVLHAFDYYIKHYNQGRPFFVAGHSQGSMMLVSVLKEHLDKKKVPNFVAAYLPGWAIHPSDFVRLKVCKDSKDTGCYISWNSKKWGSQLTDFALPPERYAGGVCVSPVSWTPGSGETEKKSHKGGVGIGFSQIDRNYVKTKCEGEMLWVDLPSNPDYESKRGNKKNYHISDYGLFYLDIRENIKERLDSYFGGKARL